The Leishmania infantum JPCM5 genome chromosome 19 region CCAAGTTTCTGCGCGGGGTCGTCTCTGTGGTgtgctctctcgccctctccgaTGACGTGCCCGACACGCCCGTACAAGAGAACAAGggaagaaacgaaaaaaaaaacagtaCGCACACGCGAGTGTCGTTCGCGAGAGGCTCCCGACGAGGCAACGGGGCCGGCCATCCAGAGGAATACGTAAAGGTCTGCGccgggcgaggagggcactCTCCGTAGTGAGGTCCAGTGGCTCTCTCACAGCCACGTTGACAAGGTTGCCATCTCTCGAAGCATCTGCGCCCGAGTCGAAAGGCTGTGCGTCTGCTTGTCacgttgtgtgtgtgtatgtgtgtgtttgcttaTGAGTGTCGTTCGACCGGCTCCTGCCACCCACCTACCCATATAGACATTCATCCCTCTCCCGGTTTCATAcattctctctctgtctggATCTTTGTTTTTGCacgctggagctgcgccaagtgctcccccttcccccccccatccctccctccctcttgtcttttttctttttcctgctgtgtgtgtgtgtgtgttgtctgtgcgtgcacacTTGCAGCAACCTACCACTCACCTGCCCTTGTCTGTTCTCGTTGGCTCTTCTAGATTGTGTCTCTTCTTtatgttgttgttgttttcgcgCCTTCTTTCACTCCCTCTTTCCCATCCCTCAGTGAGTCTCCCTTCtggcacgtacacacacgcaccaacgccaccaccaccaccccttaGAGcttccatctctctctctctcttggcCGTTTTGCAGTGCCGACCTTTTCGTATTCTGTTGCctcaccaacaccaccaccaccgtcgtggCGGGCTCGtgcgctctcctctctctacTCACTCTTTCTCTGCGAAACCGACGTGCTCCCCGTGCGTCAATACAGAGCAGCAtgaacggcgacggcgcatcGTCCACGGGCACGACGCTATCCGCGTCGACAGCGTCGCACAGGCTACTCCTCGGCAATGAAACCAGTGCAACAAAggtgtttgtgcgcgtgcgccccTTCAGCGCGGCCGAGCGCGGCAAAGGCGATGCCGAGCCAATGACGATCGTCACCGTCAGCGACGAGCATCCGTCGCACATTACCACGCTAGACCCGAGCAAAGGCTACCAGCCGAAGGCGACGTATGTGTTCGATCGCTGCTTCAACAGCGCCACCGCTTGTGTGGCcgaagaggcgcagcggctttTGTTGGGCAATGGCAAGGACATGGGCATGGCGCCGACCGCCTTGacagcgctggaggaggtcaGTGCAGAGGGCTCAATCAACCCCATCTTGCTAGAATGTCTCAAACGTGATCAGGCCGCCGTCTACGGCCATGTCGGGCGGCCGGTGCTGCTCAACGCACTAGCCGGCTACAATGGCTGCGTCTTCGCCTACGGTCAGACCGGTAGCGGAAAGACGTACACAATGATGGGGCCGCCAGGAGTGTTTGGTGCAACCTTCGGTGGCGCGCCTGCACAGGTGAGGACCGTGGCCCCCGCCAAGAAATTccgccgcgctgccaccgcgtaCAACAGCCAGCTGCGCTGGACGCCGGAAGCGAGTTCCGACGATGTTATGGACTCGCGCTTCCAGTCCTTTCTCTCCGTGACGCCtcgcgcgcatgtgcgtacaCCCTGCAGTGGCGGCCACATGGACACCATGTCGATGGCGGGGGATGCACCCTTGCCGATGGATTGCAGCCTGTCAGTGAGCTcggatgtgctgctgcagcggtcccgacgcggcagccgccgcgacagCAACGCTCTCTGCctgggagaggaggagaacctTCAAGGCATCGTGCCGCGTCTTGTGCGAGAGCTTTTCGCGGAGCTGCACCAGAAGCGCGAGCAGGACAGCAGCCACTCCTTCCGCGTCGAGGTGGAGTACTATGAGATCTACCGCGAGAAAGTCATGGAcctcctcagcagcagcagcgccgccgccgccggcgccaacggcagcggcagcgtaGAGCTGCGCGTGCGACACAGCAAGTCTGCTGGTCCGTATGTAGAAAATTTGACAAAGAAGCACGTGGACGATGAGGGAGAAGTCTTTCGGCTCCTGCGGCACGGCAACCTGCGCCGGCACACAGCCTCGACGGCGATAAATGATCGAAGTAGTCGCAGTCACGCCATCTTCGTGCTGCACCTCGTGCAGATGCGCATCtccgacgacgacagcgcctccgcgAAGGTGTCGAGTAAGGTGAACCTCGTCGACCTTGCCGGGTCGGAGCGGACGGGAGCGCACAGCGTGGAGGGGGACCAGTTCAAGGAGGGCGTCGTGATCAACTCATCCCTGACGGTTCTCGGCCGCGTAATTGACGCTCTTGCCGACAAGTCGTCAGGCAAGCGCAACGTCTTCTGCCCGTACCGCGACTCTGTTCTCACGTGGCTGCTCATGGACTCGCTCGGCGGGAACAGCAAGACGACCATGGTGGCGACAGTGTCTCCGCACTCATCCAACTTCGATGAGGCGTGCCAGACGCTGCGGTACGCAAGTCGGGCGAAGCAGATTGTCACTAAGGTGGTCGTCAACGAGGACCCGCAGGTGCGGCAGATCAAGCTGCTCACCGCCGAGGTGCAGCGACTCAAGGCGCGGTTGAGCGCTGAGGGCAAGGCCGTGGACAACGATGACGACGTCGAGGTCCTGCAAGAGCGCATTGCTGCATTGGAGGAGGAGTTGAACGAAACGCGCAACCAGCTGGATCAGAAGTCGAGCGAGCTTGCGGCTATCTGCGCCTCCCGGCACACCTCGTCGACGCTGCCCTCGACGCTCAAGGCGggcaacgccggcgctgcgggcacGGCGAAGGAGCTGGCGAAGGCCAGGTCGGACGTGCGCCGCTTGGAGGCTGAGAATTTGCTGCATCTGCAGACCGAGCAGGAGCTGCGAGACACGATGGAGCGTCTCAAGACACTGGAGAGAAAGTACGGACAGCTGCTCAGTGAATCCAAGGAGGCGCAAGACACTGTCAAGAAGCGGGACAGGGAGATTCAGGAAAAGGATAGGCGCATCAGTGAGTTGCAgcatcagctgcagcagcaggctgcTCAGATGCAGGCCGACTCGCCGCTCACATCCAACCCCAGCGCCTTGTCACCACGGTCAGTCTGGGGGAAGTCCGGCGAGACGGTGTCTACAGCGACCGCCACCGGCATACCACCGATGGCCCTCACAGTGAACGCGAATGAGTCTGGCAAGGCTGCTGGGAAGAAGACAAAGAAAGCGAaggccggcgccgcgtcagcgtcgaccgccgcagcgccgccggggtctccgcagcgtcgcgagTCAGAATGGCTCAATGAGATTTCACGGATTCGGGCGCAGTTCGAGGAGGACAAGAAGCAGCTTGTGACGCAGATGCAGGAGCGCAACGACGCCTTTCGCAAGAGTCAGCTTGAGGTGAAGTGGCTAAAGAGCGAGCTGAAAAGTGAGCaggacgcgctgcgcacggtAGAGAAGAGCCTGCACGACCAGCATGCCGAGGCAACGCGacggctgcaggaggaggtgcaggagctgaagcgcgcACTCAAGGACGAGCGCCGGAACAACAAGGATCTGCGTCAGTCGCTTACGGCCCCGGAAGAGGTGCAACCGCCGTTCTCGTATGCATATGTGGCTCAGACTGTTTACGACGAAGAGAGGTGGCGCGGTGACGTGCAACAGCAGGAGGCATCGGCGTGGCAGCACGTGATGCAGGTCTGGCAGCTCTCTCAAGTGGAAGCGGCGAAGATGGCCgccgtggagcagcagcacgctgcACAGCTCGCAGCGTTGTCGGAGGCTCACAGGACGAGCGAAAGCATCGTCAGCACCATACGtcaggagctggaggagatgcgcgCCGTGCAGGAGAAGGCTAACGCGCTGCGCGAACGCATCTCCGAGCTTGAGGAtgcagcgacgcagcagagggagagggagaagcaccTACGAGAGCAGGTTTCCGATCTAGAAGGACAGCTATGCCAAGAGCAGGAGCGCGGCAAGACTGCCTTGCAGCGCCTGGAAGCGGAGCTGAAGGATCAGAGGCGCGCTGTAGCCActgcggaggaggccgcgGCCTCCTTGAAGGCCGCGCACGCTGGAGAAAAGCAGCAGGCGGAATCTGCGATGAGAGCGGAACAGGAGCAACATGCCACAGCTGTGGCATCACTGCAGGCACAGATCCGACAGGCAGAGGATAAATTGCACAACTCCGAAGAAGCGCATAGagcgcaggtgcggcgggGGCTTGAGCAGGCAAGCGAGCATGAGGCCGCTCTCGCGATGCTGCGGTCGCAGCTCGAGTCGAGCAAAAAGGCTGCCGCTACTGCGGAAGAAGTTCATCGAGGTGAACGGGTGGCGTTGGAGCAGAGGCTCAAGCAGCAAGAGGAAGCGTTCGCCTCTCGTGCTTCTGTCCTTgagcag contains the following coding sequences:
- a CDS encoding putative kinesin, translated to MNGDGASSTGTTLSASTASHRLLLGNETSATKVFVRVRPFSAAERGKGDAEPMTIVTVSDEHPSHITTLDPSKGYQPKATYVFDRCFNSATACVAEEAQRLLLGNGKDMGMAPTALTALEEVSAEGSINPILLECLKRDQAAVYGHVGRPVLLNALAGYNGCVFAYGQTGSGKTYTMMGPPGVFGATFGGAPAQVRTVAPAKKFRRAATAYNSQLRWTPEASSDDVMDSRFQSFLSVTPRAHVRTPCSGGHMDTMSMAGDAPLPMDCSLSVSSDVLLQRSRRGSRRDSNALCLGEEENLQGIVPRLVRELFAELHQKREQDSSHSFRVEVEYYEIYREKVMDLLSSSSAAAAGANGSGSVELRVRHSKSAGPYVENLTKKHVDDEGEVFRLLRHGNLRRHTASTAINDRSSRSHAIFVLHLVQMRISDDDSASAKVSSKVNLVDLAGSERTGAHSVEGDQFKEGVVINSSLTVLGRVIDALADKSSGKRNVFCPYRDSVLTWLLMDSLGGNSKTTMVATVSPHSSNFDEACQTLRYASRAKQIVTKVVVNEDPQVRQIKLLTAEVQRLKARLSAEGKAVDNDDDVEVLQERIAALEEELNETRNQLDQKSSELAAICASRHTSSTLPSTLKAGNAGAAGTAKELAKARSDVRRLEAENLLHLQTEQELRDTMERLKTLERKYGQLLSESKEAQDTVKKRDREIQEKDRRISELQHQLQQQAAQMQADSPLTSNPSALSPRSVWGKSGETVSTATATGIPPMALTVNANESGKAAGKKTKKAKAGAASASTAAAPPGSPQRRESEWLNEISRIRAQFEEDKKQLVTQMQERNDAFRKSQLEVKWLKSELKSEQDALRTVEKSLHDQHAEATRRLQEEVQELKRALKDERRNNKDLRQSLTAPEEVQPPFSYAYVAQTVYDEERWRGDVQQQEASAWQHVMQVWQLSQVEAAKMAAVEQQHAAQLAALSEAHRTSESIVSTIRQELEEMRAVQEKANALRERISELEDAATQQREREKHLREQVSDLEGQLCQEQERGKTALQRLEAELKDQRRAVATAEEAAASLKAAHAGEKQQAESAMRAEQEQHATAVASLQAQIRQAEDKLHNSEEAHRAQVRRGLEQASEHEAALAMLRSQLESSKKAAATAEEVHRGERVALEQRLKQQEEAFASRASVLEQELAAARMQLDRDSRASAKALSELEEQLTAAQAAHNASAEALRLKVERAMAQAADHEKAAQLLRRDLDTERAAAQTAAQEHAALAANLAEELQTQRKQREEISASLTQQLAELQSRLAVAEETRRTERKRAADAAAAQETVLAGLRAELESVQAAHTAAAQAHEEQLREVRGTQARLTQEAQSNADSLAAQVMELQTRLAAAGRDSENALRKLTEEMEAIRTQLHKSEEARRHQIQRSIERAAQHDAALAELRQQVAEEQAAKAAAAKRHKEELLKAEDKFSAHHLETSETISALKQQLEQAHHSAQQREADAAALQQILQRELDCTRAELEASEKARAAHIQRSVEKAAAHEQTEAKLRAEISCLAAKADAADAAHSTWVAELQERLHEQQCAAAAQLADATAALESERAKAQHASEDHKKVLAAALDKVASLQAALAKSEEAERVQAQRLVEQSAAHDSAIQAARRDLQRQQAEAADTAAAHAEELRVWEARWQQQAASSKVEIESIRQEAEAQRRAEVDAAVKAHTSAVDALETTLNEMRIRLGEVEASRTAEAVRREQQASEHAKAVSALQAELQGAHQASAAAAAAHKAAVEQLNDVIAEQQRAKIEEVAAIKQKLLETQRKLTRSEEARRRGVTERAEVATAHTQSLDALRRSMEAEHQQKLDALTAAKARELEAVQMQLDEQRVVAQQLQGDLRDTRRQVQQLVETQNYVGKQVEAEKQANAELRRNLADTAAQQAASAAAATELEATLEQAKASLTQLVAEKTAVSTELTRAIETAESTRAHLADVEKISQQRHEELEAQGSALANAVATVEQLRAEVSALHSKCADMEKARAALIEQHEEALVAQQVDTVTEMETQFRAMEREREALVSKARQTEEALRSVVEKQGKQLQQLREDLEFRASLDLCEAEVVERDSAAGAVGSSARLALAGSGTGVATSTNTSFSGASGSAAVVGGGGFSTILSSLFLRRNSTAAPSSSPAPLGSGIGTDGAHGLPHPLPRPFSNDRGTATTPLRRNASGNLYSMSAYRPSSMMPSSLLFGKSNPAGTVAMGTSAGVSPASRTPVQDAVIPPHTSEQESALPTRLGSRAPNIALGRK